The Thermonema lapsum genome window below encodes:
- a CDS encoding single-stranded DNA-binding protein, giving the protein MARGLNKVILIGNLGADPEVRTLESGSVVATFNLATTEAYTDRQGNRQSITEWHRIEMWDSLAKIAEQYLRKGSQVYIEGKIRTDNWEDKDGNKRSTVKIRAQSMILLGGRPEEYASSSNASTNKPLVEQSSPSTEEIPPFLTDDNEDDLPF; this is encoded by the coding sequence ATGGCAAGAGGACTCAACAAAGTAATTCTTATTGGCAACTTAGGTGCCGACCCCGAAGTAAGAACCTTAGAAAGTGGCTCGGTGGTGGCTACCTTCAATCTGGCTACTACCGAAGCGTACACAGACCGGCAGGGCAACCGTCAGTCTATCACCGAATGGCACAGGATAGAAATGTGGGATAGCTTGGCAAAGATAGCAGAGCAGTATTTGCGCAAAGGAAGTCAAGTGTATATCGAGGGAAAAATTCGCACCGACAACTGGGAAGACAAAGACGGCAACAAACGTTCTACGGTAAAGATTCGTGCCCAGTCGATGATACTCTTGGGAGGGCGTCCCGAAGAGTATGCTTCTTCTTCGAATGCTTCAACAAACAAACCTCTGGTAGAACAAAGCAGCCCTAGTACAGAAGAAATACCGCCTTTTCTGACCGACGACAATGAGGACGACCTGCCTTTCTAA
- the mutY gene encoding A/G-specific adenine glycosylase translates to MKMIPRFAERLMAWYRLHQRDLPWRNTRDPYRIWLSEVILQQTRVAQGLAYYERFVKTYPTVHDLAKAPLEEVLRLWQGLGYYSRARNLYAAAQTISLQYGGCFPSNYEELCKLKGVGEYTAAAIASFAFDEAVAVVDGNVFRVFARLYGLYDDISLTRTKSKFKALSEGHMPPKEAAIYNQAIMEFGAVQCTPQKPLCLTCPFRDDCYAARHGKQQVLPVKTKKPVKRKRYLSYRFFLRKGKVWMQERTKKDIWRGLYEPACVEAATAAALKQQLLEHPAALQWQQAQAVTQVRHLLTHQELYIDMGIVILDGEVSLPDCLHSEGDWFAYDECDALPKPVVIAQYLEQHRHLLSS, encoded by the coding sequence ATGAAAATGATTCCTCGCTTTGCTGAGCGCTTGATGGCTTGGTATCGCCTGCATCAAAGGGACTTGCCTTGGCGCAACACGCGCGACCCTTATCGCATATGGCTTTCTGAGGTAATTCTTCAACAGACACGTGTGGCACAGGGGTTGGCTTATTATGAGCGTTTTGTAAAAACATATCCTACTGTACACGATTTGGCAAAAGCCCCTTTGGAAGAAGTATTGCGTTTGTGGCAGGGGTTGGGCTATTATAGCCGCGCGCGTAACCTTTATGCGGCAGCACAGACCATCAGCCTGCAGTATGGCGGATGCTTCCCGTCTAACTACGAAGAACTGTGTAAATTGAAAGGAGTTGGAGAATACACAGCCGCTGCTATTGCTTCTTTTGCTTTCGACGAAGCTGTGGCAGTGGTAGACGGCAATGTGTTTCGCGTTTTTGCACGTCTGTATGGTTTGTATGACGATATTTCGCTGACACGCACCAAAAGCAAATTCAAAGCATTGAGCGAGGGGCACATGCCACCAAAGGAAGCAGCGATTTACAACCAAGCCATCATGGAGTTTGGCGCTGTGCAGTGTACCCCTCAAAAGCCTCTGTGTTTGACTTGTCCCTTTCGCGACGACTGCTATGCGGCGCGCCATGGTAAGCAACAAGTGTTGCCGGTAAAAACCAAAAAACCTGTAAAACGCAAACGTTACTTGTCTTATCGTTTCTTTCTTCGCAAAGGAAAAGTATGGATGCAAGAGCGCACAAAAAAGGATATATGGCGGGGCTTATACGAGCCAGCTTGTGTGGAAGCTGCTACGGCAGCGGCACTGAAGCAACAGCTGCTTGAGCACCCGGCTGCCTTGCAGTGGCAGCAAGCCCAAGCCGTAACCCAAGTGCGCCACCTGTTGACGCATCAAGAGCTGTATATCGACATGGGTATTGTCATACTCGACGGTGAAGTGTCTTTGCCTGACTGCCTGCATAGTGAGGGAGATTGGTTTGCTTACGACGAATGCGATGCCTTGCCCAAACCTGTAGTAATTGCTCAATACCTTGAACAACACCGCCACCTGTTGAGCAGTTAA
- a CDS encoding HU family DNA-binding protein, whose protein sequence is MTKAEVIAQIVEKTGIDKADVQKVVETFFEVVKDNMTKGENIYFRGFGSFVNKKRARKTARNIAKNVAIIIEPHYVPSFKPAKTFAEAVKNNLKVEESRQEAAV, encoded by the coding sequence GTGACAAAGGCAGAAGTTATCGCACAGATTGTTGAGAAGACTGGTATCGACAAAGCTGATGTTCAAAAAGTAGTGGAGACCTTTTTTGAGGTAGTAAAAGACAACATGACCAAAGGCGAAAACATTTACTTCCGCGGCTTTGGCAGCTTTGTAAACAAAAAACGAGCTCGCAAAACCGCTCGCAATATTGCCAAAAACGTGGCTATCATCATTGAACCGCATTATGTGCCTTCTTTCAAGCCTGCAAAGACTTTTGCAGAGGCTGTAAAAAACAACTTGAAAGTAGAAGAAAGTCGCCAAGAAGCGGCTGTTTAA
- a CDS encoding tetratricopeptide repeat protein, whose amino-acid sequence MNKSQIIVGIGGIAMMGFLYALPRQIVKKPAAPASTATAKAPTAQENSRDELHANMQLSEASLAQIKRLKEAWIQAKASEKPLWADSLAMAFYQAGRFDSAAYYMAWKAERSQSIQDKLRAADAYYEAFRFAMDVERANRFGEQARALYQQVLNENPTLLDAKAKMAMTYVTTSEPMQGIQMLLNILQTNPNHELALYNLGLLSMQRGAYDKATQRFEHLLEVNPQHAEAYLLLAESYLNLGKPKEAKATLQKALEHLQDPTAKAQIEQAMQELN is encoded by the coding sequence ATGAATAAGTCTCAGATAATTGTAGGCATTGGCGGAATAGCTATGATGGGCTTTTTGTATGCTTTGCCTCGGCAGATAGTCAAAAAGCCAGCGGCTCCTGCAAGCACAGCTACAGCAAAAGCCCCAACTGCCCAAGAAAATAGTAGGGACGAACTCCATGCCAACATGCAATTGTCTGAGGCTTCTCTTGCTCAAATCAAGCGCTTGAAAGAGGCATGGATTCAAGCCAAAGCAAGCGAAAAACCTCTGTGGGCAGATTCACTGGCAATGGCTTTTTACCAAGCCGGGCGCTTCGACAGCGCCGCATATTATATGGCATGGAAAGCCGAGCGCAGTCAAAGCATACAAGACAAACTGCGTGCTGCCGATGCCTACTATGAGGCATTCCGCTTTGCTATGGACGTAGAGCGCGCCAATCGCTTTGGTGAACAAGCTCGGGCACTTTACCAACAAGTGCTAAACGAAAACCCAACATTACTGGATGCCAAGGCTAAAATGGCGATGACCTATGTTACCACGTCGGAGCCTATGCAAGGCATTCAAATGCTTTTGAATATACTGCAGACCAATCCCAACCATGAATTGGCGCTCTACAACTTGGGCTTGCTTTCCATGCAACGGGGAGCCTACGATAAAGCAACTCAGCGTTTCGAGCATTTGCTCGAGGTGAACCCCCAGCATGCCGAGGCTTATTTGCTGCTTGCCGAGAGCTACTTGAACCTCGGTAAGCCCAAAGAAGCCAAAGCTACTTTGCAAAAAGCCCTTGAGCACTTGCAAGACCCCACCGCCAAAGCGCAAATAGAGCAAGCAATGCAAGAATTAAATTAA
- a CDS encoding Rne/Rng family ribonuclease, which produces MNHELIVNVSKNSVRIALLNDKDIIEYHVVEGDNPFNVGDIYFGTVKKVVSGHNAAFIDVGYEKDAFLHYTDLGPNVRTLLRYTKDTIAKQQKTHKLDNIQFEEPIEKGGKIGQVLKRNMPILVQIEKEPISNKGPRLSCQLTIAGRYLVLIPFADTVNVSKKIIKKEERNRLLRLINSIKPKNFGVIVRTAAEGKEVAELDADLRELMERWEAGYRILREARPPAKIIGELSRVSAILRDMLDENFDAVVVDDPAMYEEIRAYIRRIAPDREKIVKLYNGKVGIFEHYGIEKQLKQIFGKSVSLPGGGYLIIEHTEALHVIDVNSGNQAANTGNQEETALKVNLEAAKEIARQLRVRDMGGIIVIDFIDMKNPAHKKEVYEAMKEFMKSDRARHTILPITRFGLMQITRERVRPELNIKTREVCPACNGTGSISASILIADAIENALDYIVHHQKERGLSLIVHPYLHAYFTKGLWSKQMKWFFKYGTWVRVIPDSSLAINEYKFKNKKGIEIET; this is translated from the coding sequence GTGAATCATGAACTAATTGTCAATGTCAGCAAAAACAGCGTACGCATTGCGCTGCTCAATGACAAAGACATTATTGAGTATCATGTAGTAGAGGGGGACAATCCGTTTAATGTAGGAGATATTTACTTCGGGACGGTAAAAAAGGTAGTCTCAGGGCACAACGCAGCGTTCATCGATGTAGGCTACGAAAAAGATGCTTTCTTGCACTACACCGACTTGGGTCCGAATGTACGCACGCTGTTGCGCTATACCAAAGACACTATTGCCAAGCAGCAAAAAACGCATAAGTTAGACAATATCCAGTTTGAAGAGCCTATAGAGAAAGGGGGCAAGATAGGGCAGGTGCTCAAACGCAATATGCCCATCTTGGTACAAATAGAAAAAGAACCTATTTCGAATAAAGGTCCCCGCCTATCCTGCCAACTCACCATTGCAGGACGCTATTTGGTGCTCATTCCCTTTGCCGATACGGTCAACGTATCGAAAAAAATCATCAAAAAAGAAGAGCGCAACAGACTACTACGGCTTATCAACTCTATCAAACCCAAGAATTTTGGTGTGATTGTACGCACAGCAGCCGAAGGCAAAGAAGTAGCAGAACTCGATGCCGACCTGCGCGAGCTGATGGAACGATGGGAAGCCGGTTATCGCATTTTGCGAGAGGCACGCCCACCTGCCAAGATTATCGGTGAGTTGAGCCGTGTGTCTGCCATCTTGCGCGACATGCTCGATGAAAATTTCGATGCGGTAGTGGTTGACGACCCCGCCATGTATGAAGAAATACGCGCATATATACGGCGCATAGCCCCCGACCGCGAAAAAATCGTGAAGCTGTATAATGGCAAAGTGGGTATTTTTGAACACTACGGTATCGAAAAGCAACTCAAACAAATCTTTGGCAAAAGCGTGTCGCTTCCCGGTGGCGGCTACCTCATCATTGAACACACCGAAGCCTTACACGTCATAGACGTAAACAGCGGCAACCAAGCAGCCAATACGGGCAATCAAGAAGAAACGGCGCTAAAAGTCAACTTGGAAGCAGCCAAAGAAATAGCCCGTCAGCTGCGTGTCAGAGACATGGGCGGCATCATCGTCATTGATTTCATAGACATGAAAAACCCCGCCCACAAAAAAGAGGTGTACGAAGCCATGAAAGAATTTATGAAAAGCGACCGTGCCCGCCATACGATATTACCCATCACCCGCTTCGGTCTGATGCAAATCACCCGGGAGCGCGTCCGTCCCGAATTAAACATTAAAACCCGAGAGGTTTGTCCCGCCTGCAATGGCACCGGCAGCATCTCTGCCAGCATATTAATTGCAGATGCCATTGAAAATGCTTTGGACTACATCGTGCACCATCAAAAAGAGCGCGGTCTGAGTCTTATTGTGCACCCTTATTTGCATGCCTACTTCACCAAAGGGCTTTGGTCCAAACAAATGAAGTGGTTTTTTAAATACGGCACTTGGGTGCGTGTCATTCCTGATAGCTCATTGGCTATTAACGAATATAAGTTCAAGAACAAAAAAGGTATCGAAATAGAAACTTGA
- a CDS encoding efflux RND transporter periplasmic adaptor subunit, producing MKRLLYILLASMLFESCNKDKVQQETNQARDAAEVSAKLQAVELSSQQIKEMGIQFTQLVRQEVSEWIEVSGQVMPPPESLIQVGTRIPGYVRNLQLVEGQHVQKGQVLFYIESLEFIDMQRRYLTLLADLQQLESAYKREQALLELDVNARKTFEQTNAAYRKTLAEKKALEAQLELLGVNPTEIAQGSMKKSLPVRAAHSAVVTKILVTEGTYVQPQQPVLELLDERHVHIELTVFEKDLPKVQRGQKVRLVLAAVPNDTLHAEVFEVNAKLNADRSTNVHAHFKKAPEHPLVGSYVQAWIAVAPRVAWVLPEEAVVYDNGQAYVWRKQGIRLEPLAVQLMRSGRGEVALQEPLPFSPQDSIVSTGAFRLLAIFRNAGEEE from the coding sequence ATGAAACGTTTATTGTATATTCTTCTGGCTTCGATGTTGTTTGAGTCTTGCAATAAAGACAAGGTACAACAAGAGACGAACCAAGCGCGTGATGCTGCCGAGGTCTCTGCTAAGCTGCAAGCTGTGGAGTTAAGCTCACAGCAAATTAAAGAAATGGGCATACAGTTCACACAGCTCGTTCGGCAAGAGGTGTCGGAATGGATAGAAGTGAGTGGGCAGGTGATGCCGCCTCCCGAAAGCCTCATTCAGGTGGGTACTCGCATTCCCGGCTATGTGCGTAACCTGCAGCTCGTAGAAGGGCAGCATGTGCAAAAAGGACAAGTACTTTTTTATATCGAAAGTTTGGAGTTCATCGATATGCAGAGGCGTTACCTAACGCTGCTTGCAGACTTGCAGCAACTCGAAAGTGCCTATAAAAGAGAGCAGGCATTGCTGGAGCTTGATGTCAATGCGCGTAAAACTTTTGAACAGACCAACGCCGCTTATCGTAAGACGCTGGCAGAAAAGAAAGCTTTGGAGGCACAGTTGGAGCTGTTGGGAGTCAATCCTACAGAAATAGCACAAGGCAGCATGAAAAAATCCTTACCTGTACGTGCCGCGCACTCTGCGGTCGTAACCAAAATATTAGTTACCGAAGGGACTTACGTGCAGCCGCAGCAACCTGTGTTGGAATTGCTCGACGAACGCCATGTGCATATAGAGTTGACAGTTTTTGAAAAAGACTTACCGAAAGTACAACGTGGGCAAAAAGTACGCTTGGTGTTGGCTGCCGTACCCAACGATACACTGCACGCCGAAGTGTTTGAGGTGAATGCCAAATTAAACGCAGACCGCAGCACCAATGTGCATGCACACTTCAAAAAAGCTCCCGAACATCCCCTTGTAGGTAGCTATGTGCAAGCGTGGATTGCTGTTGCGCCCCGTGTGGCGTGGGTATTGCCCGAAGAAGCGGTAGTATATGATAACGGGCAGGCATATGTATGGCGCAAGCAAGGCATACGCTTGGAACCCTTGGCAGTGCAATTGATGCGCAGCGGTAGAGGAGAAGTAGCATTGCAAGAACCTCTGCCGTTCAGTCCCCAAGATTCTATAGTTTCAACAGGTGCCTTCCGCTTGCTGGCTATCTTCCGCAATGCCGGAGAGGAGGAATAA